A genomic window from Gemmatimonadaceae bacterium includes:
- a CDS encoding type II toxin-antitoxin system VapB family antitoxin, whose amino-acid sequence MRTTMIINDELLRRAMRLTGIQEKTALVHAGLEALVARESARRLARLAGSDPEATAGPRRRGQSKASARSR is encoded by the coding sequence ATGCGTACGACGATGATCATCAACGACGAACTGCTGCGCCGTGCGATGCGGCTCACCGGCATCCAGGAGAAGACCGCGCTCGTCCACGCGGGCCTCGAGGCCTTGGTCGCGCGTGAGAGCGCGCGCCGGCTGGCGCGGCTGGCGGGCAGCGACCCGGAGGCCACGGCGGGCCCGCGTCGCCGCGGGCAGTCAAAGGCGAGCGCGCGGAGCCGCTGA
- a CDS encoding TonB-dependent receptor, whose amino-acid sequence MQFLIRVLRTVILLRLILLALPSVAGAQGAPPAPQVPDSTRKDSVQRVGAFQVTATFAPTRVLDAPQPVSVIGGAELRRAQGAAVGDALEQLPGIRSLSMTTGIGKPVIRGLTHNRVVTLDNGQRTETQQWGHDHSPNVETANAEQIEVIKGPASVLYGSDALGGVINVVAAPLPSARFESPFLRGHTTVAYNTNVFGPDGTLRLEGARGAYGARLSATGRLAGDMRAPGGPLRNTENRTRHLDGAVGRSSEHGQLTLRHSQRDERIEIFDDPVASPDYSGYQRLTTTRSTLEAERALGDALRLQVQVGSERNFRREFDAADASDIALGLLINTESGFAHLHHEAVGPFSGGTLGVFALDSRFEKRGTATLIPNSRARNLALYALEHVERGRLRATVGARWDTRELAVEDDAVLGLAAQSQRHQAVTGTAGVSYRLSEWSSVVASVGRGFRAPAAPDLFANGFHEGTRAYERGNPALNVETSLNTDLGFRVEHRRLVGDISVFRNAIRDFIYLRPFGSGGAAFDSLEVVQGDAVLGGIEGRAAWRATDWLTIQAAGDLVRGTNLSADVPLTFVPPPRVQWGARVERPMLGGALLRPWLSLGGEHNWRQTRLDPRDVAPPAYTLWQLGGGATVSAGAKVFVVDLAVRNLLGTRYRSFMSRYKEFADGPGRAVVLRVTTEF is encoded by the coding sequence ATGCAATTTCTTATTCGCGTCCTGCGCACCGTCATCCTGCTCCGCCTCATCCTGCTCGCGCTGCCCTCCGTCGCCGGAGCGCAGGGCGCGCCACCGGCACCGCAAGTCCCCGATTCCACCCGCAAGGATTCGGTGCAACGCGTCGGCGCCTTCCAGGTCACGGCGACCTTCGCGCCGACCCGCGTGCTGGACGCCCCTCAGCCGGTATCGGTCATCGGCGGCGCCGAGCTCCGCCGCGCCCAGGGCGCCGCCGTCGGCGATGCGCTCGAGCAACTCCCCGGCATCCGCTCGCTGTCGATGACCACGGGCATCGGCAAGCCGGTGATTCGCGGGCTCACGCACAACCGCGTCGTCACGCTCGACAACGGCCAGCGCACCGAGACGCAGCAGTGGGGCCACGACCATTCGCCCAACGTGGAGACGGCCAACGCCGAGCAGATCGAGGTCATCAAGGGCCCGGCCAGCGTGCTCTACGGCAGCGATGCACTCGGCGGCGTGATCAACGTCGTGGCCGCGCCGTTGCCGAGCGCGCGCTTCGAGTCGCCGTTCCTGCGTGGCCACACGACGGTCGCGTACAACACGAACGTGTTCGGCCCGGACGGCACGCTGCGCCTCGAAGGCGCGCGCGGCGCGTACGGCGCGCGGCTCTCCGCCACCGGCCGCCTCGCCGGCGATATGCGCGCGCCCGGCGGCCCGCTTCGCAACACCGAGAACCGCACGCGTCACCTCGACGGCGCCGTCGGGCGCAGCAGCGAGCACGGCCAGCTCACCCTGCGTCACTCCCAGCGCGACGAACGCATCGAGATCTTCGACGATCCGGTCGCTTCCCCGGACTACAGCGGCTACCAACGGCTGACCACCACGCGTAGCACGCTCGAGGCCGAGCGCGCACTCGGCGACGCGCTGCGGCTGCAGGTGCAGGTGGGCAGCGAGCGCAACTTCCGGCGGGAGTTCGACGCCGCCGACGCCAGCGACATCGCACTGGGCCTGCTCATCAACACCGAGAGCGGCTTCGCGCACCTGCACCACGAGGCCGTCGGGCCGTTCAGTGGCGGCACGCTCGGCGTGTTCGCGCTCGACAGCCGCTTCGAGAAGCGCGGCACCGCGACGCTGATTCCCAACTCCCGCGCACGCAACCTCGCGCTGTATGCATTGGAGCACGTCGAGCGCGGCCGCCTGCGCGCCACCGTCGGCGCGCGCTGGGACACGCGCGAACTCGCGGTCGAAGACGATGCCGTGCTCGGGCTGGCGGCGCAGTCGCAGCGGCATCAGGCGGTGACCGGTACGGCCGGCGTCTCGTACCGGCTCAGCGAGTGGAGTTCCGTGGTCGCCAGCGTCGGCCGCGGCTTCCGCGCGCCGGCCGCGCCCGACCTCTTCGCCAACGGCTTCCACGAGGGCACGCGCGCCTACGAGCGCGGCAACCCCGCGCTCAACGTCGAGACCTCGCTCAACACCGACCTCGGATTCCGCGTCGAGCACCGACGCCTCGTCGGCGACATCAGCGTGTTCCGCAACGCGATCCGGGACTTCATCTACCTGCGGCCCTTCGGCAGCGGCGGTGCGGCCTTCGATTCACTGGAAGTCGTGCAGGGCGACGCCGTGCTCGGCGGAATCGAGGGCCGTGCGGCCTGGCGGGCCACCGATTGGCTCACGATCCAGGCTGCAGGCGATCTAGTGCGCGGCACCAATCTCAGCGCCGACGTGCCGCTGACCTTCGTGCCACCCCCGCGCGTGCAGTGGGGCGCCCGCGTCGAGCGACCGATGCTCGGCGGCGCGCTGCTGCGCCCGTGGCTGAGCCTCGGCGGCGAGCACAACTGGCGGCAGACGCGGCTCGACCCGCGCGACGTGGCGCCGCCGGCGTACACGCTGTGGCAGCTCGGCGGTGGGGCCACCGTCAGCGCCGGGGCGAAGGTGTTCGTCGTGGACCTGGCCGTACGGAACCTGCTCGGGACGCGGTACCGGAGCTTTATGAGCCGGTACAAGGAGTTCGCCGACGGGCCCGGGCGCGCGGTGGTGCTGCGGGTGACGACGGAGTTCTGA
- a CDS encoding metal-dependent transcriptional regulator codes for MANHDLERLALTGQAEDYLKAIYELERHGEPAGTNDIAGRLGIAPASVTGMVQRLARLGLVATERYRGARLTEAGRSAALQLIRRHRIIESYLVTRLGFTADDVHDEAERLEHAASDQLVERMAAAIGNPTEDPHGAPIPSRLRTN; via the coding sequence ATGGCAAACCACGATCTCGAGCGCCTCGCGCTCACCGGCCAGGCCGAGGATTACCTCAAGGCCATCTATGAACTGGAGCGCCACGGCGAACCGGCCGGGACCAATGACATTGCTGGCCGATTGGGAATCGCTCCGGCGTCTGTCACTGGGATGGTTCAGCGGCTGGCTCGACTGGGGCTTGTCGCCACCGAGCGTTACCGAGGGGCGCGCCTCACGGAGGCAGGCCGGTCGGCGGCACTGCAACTGATTCGCAGGCACCGCATCATCGAGAGCTATCTCGTTACCCGTCTTGGCTTTACGGCTGATGATGTGCACGACGAGGCAGAGCGACTTGAGCACGCTGCCAGCGATCAGCTCGTCGAGCGAATGGCCGCGGCAATCGGGAATCCCACTGAGGACCCGCACGGGGCCCCGATTCCGAGCAGATTGCGAACTAACTGA
- a CDS encoding YceI family protein codes for MARFAFALLLAPLLSAAVPAQVATERYVRDVAHSQINFVADARLISAHGTFNTWDAEILFNPANLEATSLKITIETASIDTRVERRDNHLRSNDFFAADSFPQITFVSTFVNSAEGNRMLITGDLTLRGRTKRITIPARLHFYDEERHVGRVSGNFVIDRTEFGVSYNSALNPIEHEVAVQFDVAFNKPRA; via the coding sequence ATGGCCCGCTTCGCATTCGCCCTCTTGCTCGCGCCGCTCCTGTCGGCGGCCGTGCCCGCGCAGGTCGCCACCGAGCGGTACGTCCGCGATGTCGCGCACTCGCAGATCAACTTCGTCGCCGACGCGCGCCTTATTTCGGCCCACGGCACCTTCAACACCTGGGACGCCGAGATCCTGTTCAATCCGGCGAACCTCGAAGCCACGTCGCTCAAGATCACGATCGAGACGGCGAGCATCGACACGCGCGTCGAGCGCCGCGACAACCACCTCCGCAGCAACGACTTCTTCGCGGCCGATTCATTCCCGCAGATCACCTTCGTGTCGACCTTCGTCAACAGCGCGGAGGGCAATCGGATGCTCATCACCGGCGATCTGACGCTGCGCGGGCGGACGAAGCGCATCACGATCCCGGCGCGGCTGCACTTCTATGACGAAGAGCGCCACGTCGGTCGCGTGAGCGGGAACTTCGTCATCGACCGGACGGAGTTCGGCGTGTCGTACAACTCGGCGTTGAATCCGATCGAGCACGAGGTGGCGGTGCAGTTCGACGTCGCCTTCAACAAGCCGCGGGCGTAG
- a CDS encoding beta-lactamase family protein, producing MMHKIARHGVVALLRALVVMTALLFGGLALLAFAAGAQAPVSPPTWEARLDSLVRAELERTRTPGAQVAVAHRGRVIFSKGYGVADAETARPVTPQTLFRVGSVTKMITGAMAAEMSARGTLDLNAPISRYVTQLDGREVGTVTTRQLLSHTAGWIDNAVPYGRMGEGALGEVMDEVSDTLFLTDPGRIVSYSNPGFSMAGYVIERAGQQRYGSLAESMILRPMGMPYATFRPLHAMTRDFSQGHVGPPDQAAGLVRPFTENTAQWAAGFLMASAQDMARFAIAVMAEGMLDGTRVLSPEAVRLLTTGVAPIPGDTAAQYAFGLMVSGRPGRRAWRHGGAINGFDAMLTMYPDLELAIVVHDNRGGAPLNGIESLVYAAVSGETPPPPSTPAEPRVANATERTQIAGRYRVGRQNIEILNEGDSLTFLQNGLRMPVRLIGADRMRITPPVPGAQPLTLVLVRNAEGRVEFLSQGLRAIPRVELAR from the coding sequence ATGATGCATAAGATCGCGCGACACGGCGTCGTGGCGCTGCTGCGGGCATTGGTCGTGATGACCGCGCTGCTGTTCGGGGGCCTCGCGCTGTTGGCCTTCGCTGCCGGTGCGCAGGCGCCGGTTTCGCCGCCGACCTGGGAGGCGCGGCTGGATTCACTCGTGCGCGCCGAGCTCGAGCGCACCCGCACGCCCGGCGCGCAGGTGGCGGTGGCGCATCGCGGCCGCGTCATCTTCAGCAAGGGCTACGGCGTCGCCGACGCAGAGACAGCGCGGCCCGTCACGCCGCAGACGCTGTTCCGCGTGGGCAGCGTCACCAAGATGATCACCGGCGCGATGGCGGCCGAGATGTCCGCGCGCGGCACGCTGGACCTGAACGCACCGATCTCGCGCTACGTGACGCAGCTCGACGGGCGCGAGGTGGGGACGGTGACGACGCGGCAACTGCTCTCGCACACCGCCGGCTGGATCGACAATGCCGTCCCATACGGCCGGATGGGCGAGGGGGCGCTGGGCGAGGTGATGGACGAGGTCAGCGATACGCTGTTCCTCACCGACCCGGGCCGCATCGTCTCGTATTCGAACCCCGGGTTCTCGATGGCGGGCTATGTCATCGAGCGGGCCGGTCAGCAGCGCTACGGTTCGCTCGCCGAGTCGATGATCCTGCGGCCGATGGGAATGCCGTACGCGACGTTCCGTCCGCTGCACGCGATGACGCGCGACTTCTCGCAGGGCCACGTCGGCCCGCCCGACCAGGCGGCCGGCCTCGTGCGGCCGTTCACCGAGAACACCGCGCAATGGGCCGCTGGCTTCCTGATGGCCAGCGCGCAGGATATGGCGCGCTTCGCGATTGCCGTGATGGCCGAGGGGATGCTCGACGGCACGCGCGTGCTGTCGCCTGAGGCCGTGCGCCTGCTGACGACCGGCGTCGCGCCGATCCCGGGTGACACGGCGGCGCAGTACGCCTTCGGCCTGATGGTCTCCGGTCGACCGGGACGCCGTGCGTGGCGGCACGGGGGCGCCATCAACGGCTTCGATGCGATGCTCACGATGTATCCGGACCTCGAGCTGGCGATCGTCGTGCACGACAACCGCGGTGGTGCGCCGCTGAACGGCATCGAGAGCCTCGTGTATGCGGCGGTCAGCGGCGAGACGCCGCCCCCGCCGAGCACGCCGGCCGAGCCGCGCGTCGCGAACGCGACCGAGCGCACGCAGATCGCGGGACGGTACCGCGTCGGCCGGCAGAACATCGAGATCCTCAACGAAGGCGACAGCCTGACCTTCCTGCAGAACGGCCTCCGGATGCCGGTGCGGCTCATCGGTGCCGACCGAATGCGCATCACGCCGCCGGTACCAGGCGCGCAGCCCCTGACGCTGGTGCTGGTCCGCAACGCCGAGGGTCGCGTGGAGTTCCTCTCGCAGGGACTCCGAGCCATCCCACGCGTGGAGCTTGCGCGATGA
- a CDS encoding SPFH domain-containing protein: MFQSGRELAGLLNILGAIVALVMLGGLFIVHPNEAKALVLFGTYKGTVRKDGFWWANPFLTKQSISLRVRNFETAKLKVNDNHSNPIEIAAIVVWKVVDSAEALFEVDDYARYVEVQSESALRGVAVNYAYDSHTPGELSLSQNTDEVSAALEKALVDRLMKAGVQVVEARISHLAYSPEIAAAMLQRQQASAIISARQKIVEGAVGMVEMALGMLNEKQIVTLDNERKAAMVSNLLVVLCSDHATQPVVNTGSLYT; encoded by the coding sequence ATGTTCCAGTCGGGCCGCGAGCTGGCCGGCCTGCTGAACATCCTCGGAGCGATCGTCGCGCTCGTGATGCTCGGCGGACTGTTCATCGTGCACCCCAACGAGGCCAAGGCCTTGGTGCTCTTCGGCACCTACAAGGGCACGGTGCGCAAGGACGGCTTCTGGTGGGCCAATCCCTTCCTCACCAAGCAGTCGATCTCGCTGCGTGTGCGCAACTTCGAGACGGCCAAGCTCAAGGTGAACGACAACCACTCCAACCCGATCGAGATCGCGGCAATCGTGGTCTGGAAGGTCGTGGATTCCGCCGAGGCACTGTTCGAGGTCGATGACTACGCGCGCTACGTGGAGGTGCAGAGCGAATCGGCGCTGCGCGGCGTGGCGGTGAACTACGCCTACGATTCGCACACGCCGGGCGAGCTCTCGCTCTCGCAGAACACGGATGAGGTCTCGGCCGCGTTGGAGAAGGCGCTGGTGGACCGCCTGATGAAGGCCGGTGTGCAGGTCGTGGAGGCGCGCATCAGCCACCTCGCGTACTCGCCCGAGATCGCCGCAGCGATGCTGCAGCGGCAGCAGGCCAGCGCCATCATCTCGGCGCGGCAGAAGATCGTCGAGGGCGCGGTGGGGATGGTGGAGATGGCCCTGGGAATGCTCAACGAGAAGCAGATCGTCACGCTCGACAACGAGCGCAAGGCGGCGATGGTGAGCAACCTGCTCGTGGTGCTCTGCTCGGATCACGCGACGCAGCCTGTGGTGAACACCGGCTCGCTGTACACCTGA
- a CDS encoding serine/threonine protein kinase: MVSDAEGQAAATASMDQSAFAHMEKMLRDETKGEYTVGKMLGRGGMAVVYLAEETRLGRKVALKVLPPELTFGHGVDRFLREAKTAATLDHPNIIPIYRIASGGKLFWYAMKFLEGKSLEDVLRERGAYSVDETIELLEQVADALDYAHEHQVIHRDIKPANVMLDSRNRVIITDFGIAKALSEGALTASGSVIGTPYFMSPEQGMGKPVSGAADQYSVAVMAFRMLAGHIPFDGDSAIDILHKHCMMDPPRLEESAPHVPRHVCDAVDKALSKKADDRFPNIRAFVRAMKDPTVKYTRPSARTEVIDTNELEKKNSGPRPKVVPRAGAADKTVVAGAAVRPAAAAPAKSNAAMYAVIALVVLGGGGFGAWKFLGSSSAPASQVVADAPPTTPTDAGASSSGSQPPASTPTPEPEPVTPDAAPTKSAAPPPQTTPRQTAQPSAPQTRPQTPPTQQTPIQQTPVQQTPAPAPSTPAAAPAAGGPGTLQIILTTPGKLSIDGVDKGERARYSEPLSAGDHLLRVERDGFVTKDTVVTVRAGETVRVTLSLTPRP; encoded by the coding sequence ATGGTCTCGGACGCCGAAGGTCAGGCGGCCGCGACGGCGTCTATGGACCAGTCGGCGTTCGCGCATATGGAGAAGATGCTGCGCGACGAGACCAAGGGTGAGTACACGGTCGGCAAGATGCTCGGGCGCGGCGGTATGGCCGTGGTGTACCTGGCGGAGGAAACGCGTCTGGGGCGCAAGGTCGCGCTCAAGGTGCTGCCGCCGGAACTGACCTTCGGGCACGGCGTGGACCGATTCCTGCGCGAGGCGAAGACCGCCGCGACGCTGGACCACCCGAATATCATCCCGATCTACCGCATCGCCAGCGGCGGCAAGCTGTTCTGGTACGCGATGAAGTTCCTCGAGGGCAAGTCGCTCGAGGACGTGTTGCGCGAGCGCGGTGCGTACTCGGTGGACGAGACGATCGAGTTGCTGGAACAGGTGGCCGACGCGCTGGACTACGCGCACGAGCACCAGGTCATCCACCGTGACATCAAGCCGGCCAACGTGATGCTTGATTCGCGCAACCGCGTGATCATCACGGACTTCGGCATCGCCAAGGCGCTGAGCGAAGGCGCGCTGACGGCATCGGGCTCGGTGATCGGGACGCCGTACTTTATGAGCCCCGAGCAGGGGATGGGCAAGCCGGTGAGCGGCGCCGCCGACCAGTACTCGGTGGCGGTGATGGCCTTCCGGATGCTCGCGGGCCACATCCCCTTCGACGGGGACTCGGCGATCGACATCCTGCACAAGCACTGTATGATGGATCCGCCGCGGCTCGAGGAGAGCGCGCCGCACGTGCCGCGCCACGTCTGCGATGCCGTCGACAAGGCGCTGTCGAAGAAGGCGGACGACCGCTTCCCGAACATCCGCGCCTTCGTGCGGGCGATGAAGGATCCCACGGTGAAGTACACGCGCCCGAGTGCACGCACCGAGGTGATCGACACCAACGAACTCGAGAAGAAGAACAGCGGCCCGCGGCCCAAGGTCGTGCCGCGCGCCGGAGCGGCCGACAAGACGGTCGTGGCGGGCGCCGCCGTGCGTCCGGCCGCCGCGGCGCCGGCCAAGAGCAACGCGGCGATGTATGCGGTGATCGCGTTGGTCGTGCTTGGCGGCGGTGGCTTCGGGGCGTGGAAGTTCCTCGGCTCGTCGTCAGCGCCGGCCTCGCAGGTCGTGGCGGATGCGCCGCCGACGACGCCGACCGACGCCGGGGCGAGCAGCTCCGGCAGCCAGCCGCCCGCGAGCACGCCGACGCCGGAACCGGAGCCCGTGACGCCGGATGCCGCGCCCACCAAGAGCGCCGCACCGCCGCCGCAGACGACCCCGCGCCAGACCGCGCAGCCGTCGGCTCCGCAGACACGGCCGCAGACGCCGCCGACGCAGCAGACGCCCATCCAGCAGACGCCGGTGCAGCAGACTCCGGCGCCGGCACCGTCCACGCCCGCCGCGGCGCCCGCCGCCGGTGGTCCGGGCACGCTGCAGATCATCCTCACCACGCCTGGCAAGCTGAGCATCGACGGCGTGGACAAGGGTGAACGTGCCCGCTACTCCGAGCCGCTCTCGGCCGGCGACCATCTCCTGCGCGTCGAGCGCGACGGCTTTGTGACCAAGGACACTGTCGTCACCGTGCGCGCCGGCGAAACTGTCCGCGTCACCCTCTCGCTGACCCCCCGCCCCTGA
- a CDS encoding SURF1 family protein, with translation MRIKRLLALVIPLVCAALFLRLGMWQLDRHREVAGENAGLAERLLLPAVELSTVEGGPDEVRWTRVQTGGRFRYDLEQVHASRPSQGSPGVHLLTPLELPGTDTLLLVVRGWVYSADASSAEQARWREADSVTLRGYLLPLPDSGPPPPADRPTLIRALNRRAMEARTGRPFARVQLVMTSDSAARADSVPRRLPPPTVDAGPHRSYAAQWFAFAIIAVVGGVLLFRRTPG, from the coding sequence ATGCGCATCAAACGCCTCCTCGCCCTCGTAATTCCGCTCGTCTGCGCCGCCCTGTTCCTGCGGCTCGGGATGTGGCAGCTCGACCGCCATCGGGAGGTCGCTGGCGAGAACGCGGGGCTCGCCGAGCGCCTATTGCTGCCCGCGGTCGAGCTCTCTACCGTCGAGGGCGGTCCAGACGAGGTTCGTTGGACGCGGGTACAGACCGGCGGACGCTTCCGCTACGACCTCGAGCAGGTCCACGCCTCGCGCCCGTCGCAGGGCTCGCCTGGCGTGCATCTCCTTACGCCACTTGAACTTCCGGGCACGGACACCCTCCTGCTCGTGGTCCGGGGCTGGGTGTACTCGGCCGATGCGTCCTCAGCCGAACAGGCTCGCTGGAGGGAGGCGGATTCGGTCACGCTGCGCGGATACCTCCTGCCGTTGCCGGATAGCGGTCCGCCCCCGCCGGCGGACCGGCCCACGCTCATTCGCGCGCTCAACCGCCGGGCGATGGAAGCCCGCACGGGCCGCCCCTTCGCCCGCGTGCAGCTCGTGATGACCTCTGACTCCGCCGCCCGCGCCGACTCCGTGCCGCGCCGCCTGCCGCCGCCCACCGTGGATGCCGGCCCCCACCGCTCCTACGCCGCGCAGTGGTTCGCCTTCGCGATCATCGCCGTCGTCGGGGGTGTATTGCTCTTTCGCCGCACTCCGGGGTAG
- a CDS encoding acyl-CoA dehydrogenase family protein, which yields MADQSHALASEQEARDVAEDARESEWQHPSFVKELFLGRFRADLVHPHPADDPAAMRDAEPFLAALKHFLETEYDADLVDRSGDIPEAYVQRLRELGAFGIKIPKEYGGLGLSQMAYVKAMELVTSKCGSLCALLSASQSIGVPQPLKLFGTEEQKQKFFPQIAKGGITAFALTEVHAGSDPANLATTARPSEDGKHWIINGEKLWCTNGTRADLFVVMARTPDRMVNGKLRKKQITAFIVDAKTPGIEIKHRCRFMGLHAIENGWLSFTDVKVPAENILWGEGQGLKLALITLNTGRLTIPASVAGATKGLLKGVRQWAGERVQWGQPIAKHEAIAHKLARMAASTFAMESVAYLSTALYERGGTDIRLEAAIAKMFNTELAWRSVDDALQIRGGRGYETADSLRARGETPLPVERAMRDSRINLIFEGSSEIMRLFIAREAVDAHFSRAFPIVDPKSTFGTRVKYALAAAPFYATWYPARWIPEFRRFGEFGRNARHMRYVARTTNRLGRTLFHAMLRFGPKLEKRQMVLFRAVDIGAELYAMSATLSRAQMLAREGNRQAIALADAFCREARDRIEGSFRALYGKHDGSLYRLAQAVVKGDHAWLEQGIVDGYGAAAGHTAPAAVPPPAQSRDATDLALR from the coding sequence ATGGCCGACCAGTCCCACGCCCTCGCCTCCGAGCAGGAGGCGCGCGATGTCGCCGAGGACGCGCGCGAGTCCGAGTGGCAGCACCCGAGCTTCGTGAAGGAGCTCTTCCTCGGCCGCTTCCGCGCCGACCTCGTCCATCCGCACCCCGCCGACGACCCGGCCGCGATGCGCGACGCCGAGCCTTTCCTCGCCGCGCTCAAGCACTTCCTCGAGACCGAGTACGACGCCGACCTCGTCGATCGCAGCGGCGACATCCCCGAGGCCTACGTCCAGCGCCTGCGCGAACTCGGGGCCTTCGGGATCAAGATTCCCAAGGAATACGGCGGGCTGGGCCTTTCGCAGATGGCCTATGTGAAGGCGATGGAGCTCGTGACGAGCAAGTGCGGCTCGCTCTGCGCGCTGCTCTCGGCCTCGCAGAGCATCGGCGTGCCGCAGCCGCTCAAGCTCTTCGGCACCGAGGAGCAGAAGCAGAAGTTCTTCCCGCAGATCGCCAAGGGCGGCATCACCGCCTTCGCGCTCACCGAGGTGCACGCCGGCTCTGACCCCGCCAACCTTGCCACCACCGCGCGGCCCAGCGAGGACGGCAAGCACTGGATCATCAATGGCGAGAAGCTCTGGTGCACCAACGGCACCCGCGCCGACCTCTTCGTCGTGATGGCACGCACGCCCGACCGGATGGTCAACGGCAAGCTGCGCAAGAAGCAGATCACCGCGTTCATCGTGGATGCCAAGACCCCCGGCATCGAGATCAAGCATCGCTGCCGCTTTATGGGCCTGCACGCGATCGAGAACGGCTGGCTCTCGTTCACCGACGTGAAGGTGCCCGCCGAGAACATCCTCTGGGGCGAAGGGCAGGGGCTCAAGCTCGCGCTCATCACGCTCAACACCGGGCGGCTGACCATCCCCGCCAGCGTGGCCGGTGCGACCAAGGGCCTGCTCAAGGGTGTGCGGCAGTGGGCTGGCGAGCGCGTGCAGTGGGGCCAGCCCATCGCCAAGCACGAAGCCATCGCGCATAAGCTCGCGCGGATGGCCGCCAGCACCTTCGCGATGGAGTCCGTCGCGTACCTCTCGACGGCGCTGTACGAACGCGGCGGCACCGACATCCGTCTCGAGGCCGCCATCGCCAAGATGTTCAACACCGAACTCGCCTGGCGCAGCGTGGATGACGCGCTGCAGATCCGCGGCGGCCGCGGCTACGAGACCGCCGACTCGCTGCGCGCGCGCGGCGAGACGCCGCTGCCCGTCGAGCGCGCGATGCGCGACTCGCGCATCAACCTGATCTTCGAAGGCTCCAGCGAGATTATGCGCCTGTTCATCGCCCGCGAGGCCGTGGACGCGCATTTCTCACGCGCCTTCCCGATCGTCGATCCCAAGAGCACGTTCGGCACGCGCGTGAAGTACGCGCTGGCGGCGGCGCCGTTCTATGCGACGTGGTATCCGGCCCGCTGGATCCCCGAGTTCCGGCGCTTCGGCGAGTTCGGGCGCAACGCGCGGCATATGCGCTACGTGGCGCGCACGACCAACCGCCTCGGGCGCACGCTGTTCCACGCGATGCTGCGCTTCGGTCCCAAGCTCGAGAAGCGGCAGATGGTGCTCTTCCGCGCCGTGGATATCGGCGCCGAGCTCTACGCGATGAGCGCCACGCTCTCGCGAGCGCAGATGCTCGCGCGCGAGGGGAATCGCCAAGCCATCGCGCTCGCCGATGCCTTCTGCCGCGAGGCGCGCGACCGCATCGAAGGCAGCTTCCGCGCCCTGTACGGCAAGCACGACGGCTCGCTGTACCGGCTCGCGCAGGCCGTGGTAAAGGGCGACCACGCCTGGCTCGAACAGGGCATCGTGGATGGATACGGTGCGGCGGCGGGCCATACCGCGCCCGCCGCCGTACCGCCCCCGGCTCAGTCGCGCGACGCCACCGACCTGGCGTTGAGGTAG
- a CDS encoding cytochrome c: protein MRARTLGMVLGGAGLLAAVTAAAPALRGGWAILTVHELPESVVVGEATTLTFTLRQHGEELMTGRAPVLQLRSGGLLGQRQRVEAERTREPGVYRATFTPGSAEPLHVRVDTDYHGWTVDLLPMTVHAAGTRVTRASSAAPNSLGRGRALFVAKGCVGCHTKADDAALRDYPKMRVGPDLTGRSFPAEFLVQKMTDTDALRPTQPRFGSRQAVMPQLEVTAGEAREIAAYLNARSVASRD from the coding sequence ATGCGCGCGAGGACGCTGGGGATGGTGTTGGGCGGGGCGGGCCTGCTGGCGGCGGTGACGGCCGCCGCGCCGGCGCTGCGTGGCGGCTGGGCAATCCTGACGGTGCACGAACTTCCCGAGTCCGTCGTGGTCGGCGAGGCGACGACGCTGACCTTCACGCTGCGGCAGCACGGGGAGGAGCTGATGACCGGACGCGCACCGGTGCTGCAGTTGCGGTCGGGCGGGTTGCTGGGGCAACGGCAGCGCGTGGAGGCAGAGCGGACGCGCGAGCCTGGGGTGTACCGGGCAACGTTCACGCCGGGCAGCGCCGAACCGCTGCACGTCCGCGTGGACACTGACTATCACGGCTGGACGGTGGACCTGCTCCCGATGACGGTGCACGCGGCCGGCACGCGTGTGACACGCGCGTCGAGCGCGGCGCCGAATTCGCTGGGTCGTGGCCGGGCGCTGTTCGTCGCCAAGGGCTGCGTCGGCTGCCACACCAAGGCCGACGACGCCGCCTTGCGCGACTACCCCAAGATGCGCGTGGGGCCTGACCTCACGGGCCGGAGCTTCCCCGCAGAGTTCCTCGTGCAGAAGATGACCGACACCGACGCACTGCGCCCGACGCAGCCCCGCTTCGGGTCGCGTCAGGCGGTGATGCCGCAACTGGAGGTCACTGCGGGCGAGGCCCGCGAGATCGCGGCCTACCTCAACGCCAGGTCGGTGGCGTCGCGCGACTGA